One window from the genome of Equus quagga isolate Etosha38 chromosome 6, UCLA_HA_Equagga_1.0, whole genome shotgun sequence encodes:
- the FAM124A gene encoding protein FAM124A isoform X2 — protein sequence MDPKAGGGEEDDCVDSGAETGGSDYSHMSSTSSELSVEEAQDPFLVSIHIIADPGESQPLQEAIDKVLAWIHPDLQLFRVSERRASRRRRKLPKVAQPALAVVLFLQEEYGEEQILQLHRTLQRPPWRHHHTERVPGRFLPYLPCSQDFFTLAPGTPLWAIRPVHYGREIVRFTIYCRHDNYADILKFYELILRRSPSQRKTDFCIFPIFSNLDVDIQFSLKRLPSDQTPVPTDSSVLEFRVKDIGQLVPLLPNPCSPISEGRWQTEDHDGNKILLQIEHLCKLHTDEETEQRQKQKRRPLLLSSWDPFP from the exons GTCTGACTACAGCCACATGTCCTCCACCAGCA GTGAGCTTTCTGTGGAGGAGGCACAGGACCCTTTCCTGGTTAGCATCCACATAATCGCAGACCCAGGGGAGTCCCAGCCCCTGCAGGAGGCCATCGACAAGGTCTTGGCTTGGATCCACCCAGATCTGCAGCTGTTCAGGGTCTCTGAAAGGAGGGCATCCCGGCGGCGCAGGAAGCTCCCCAAGGTGGCACAGCCGGCGCTGGCGGTGGTTCTCTTCCTGCAGGAGGAGTACGGCGAGGAGCAGATCCTGCAGCTGCACCGCACGCTGCAGCGGCCGCCCTGGCGCCACCACCACACGGAGCGCGTGCCCGGCAGGTTCCTGCCCTACCTGCCCTGCAGCCAGGACTTCTTCACGCTGGCCCCCGGGACCCCGCTGTGGGCCATCCGGCCCGTGCACTACGGCAGGGAAATCGTGCGCTTCACCATCTACTGTCGCCACGACAACTACGCCGACATCCTCAAGTTCTACGAGCTGATCCTCAGGCGGAGCCCCAGTCAGAGGAAAACGGACTTCTGCATCTTCCCCATTTTCTCCAATCTGGATGTGGACATCCAGTTCTCCCTGAAAAGACTGCCCAGTGACCAGACCCCAGTCCCCACCGACTCCTCCGTGCTGGAGTTCCGAGTCAAGGACATCGGTCAGCTGGTGCCTCTCCTGCCCAACCCCTGCAGCCCCATCAGTGAGGGGCGCTGGCAGACAGAGGACCACGACGGGAACAAGATCCTTCTGCAG ATTGAGCATTTGTGTAAGCTgcacacagatgaagaaacagaacagagacagaagcagaagagaagacCTCTCCTCCTCAGCTCCTGGGACCCCTTCCCTTAA